One Trachemys scripta elegans isolate TJP31775 chromosome 4, CAS_Tse_1.0, whole genome shotgun sequence genomic region harbors:
- the TC2N gene encoding tandem C2 domains nuclear protein, translating into MAKECLKNCCKGCFYVEKEKNDFSMEKESEAAAENRQSIVEKPPLSSVSVKRQVGCSEDYLLAKLPSDGREVPFVLPQLKLAYIQPKNLGSLSHVGEIQGSARAFVGDRKAELSNIYQQGPHGDVVYNPFYRQQNISPDLTRRFPEKSDVRLYGSVCDLRSSTLPGSPGLSHSLFDLTNPPHRVIQRYDSVSSVPSSTSSKKDSQGSNRSLDTITLSGDERDFGRMNVKLCYVPSAEQIWITILHCKDLSWPSSCGENPYISVKGILMLPKPVQFKSSAKEGSNDIEFMETFVFTIKLQILQTIRLVFKIQTQTPRKKTIGECSLPLRELNSQESDHWLDIMPPSKVSVCKAELQIGTCFQAINSRIQLQILEAQSLPSSSTPLSLNCFVKVSMFTTEGLIYKKKTRLLKPTNGQVKWGETMIFPVSLNEQGINFLIKLYSRTSVRRKQFLGQVWLSSNSNSSEAADQWRDTIANPEKVVIKWHNINPS; encoded by the exons ATGGCGAAAGAATGCCTAAAGAACTGCTGCAAAGGGTGTTTCTACGTGGAGAAGGAAAAGAATGACT tttccATGGAGAAGGAATCTGAAGCTGCAGCTGAAAACAGGCAAAGCATTGTGGAGAAACCTCCATTGTCTTCTGTGTCAGTTAAGCGTCAAGTTGGCTGTTCTGAGGATTATCTCCTTGCGAAACTGCCATCGGATGGCAGGGAGGTCCCATTTGTGCTCCCTCAGCTTAAACTAGCTTACATACAACCCAAGAATCTTGGCAGTTTGTCGCACGTTGGGGAAATTCAAG GATCTGCCAGAGCCTTTGTTGGTGACAGGAAAGCAGAACTTTCCAATATATACCAGCAGGGGCCCCACGGTGACGTGGTGTATAATCCATTCTATAGGCAGCAGAATATTTCACCGGATCTGACTAGGCGCTTCCCAGAAAAATCGGATGTGAGATTATATGGATCAG TTTGTGATTTAAGGAGTAGCACACTTCCTGGATCACCTGGTTTAAGCCATTCGCTGTTTGATCTCACTAATCCACCCCATCGTGTCATCCAG AGATATGATTCAGTCTCCAGTGTACCCAGTAGTACCTCCTCGAAGAAGGATTCGCAAGGCAGTAACAGGAGCCTGG ATACCATTACGTTATCAGGTGATGAACGAGACTTTGGAAGAATGAATGTGAAACTCTGTTATGTTCCTTCTGCAGAACAGATCTGGATCACAATCTTGCAT TGCAAAGATCTGAGTTGGCCTTCTAGTTGTGGAGAAAATCCTTATATTTCTGTCAAAGGAATTCTGATGTTGCCTAAGCCAGTGCAGTTCAAATCTTCAGCCAAAGAAGGTTCCAAT GACATTGAATTCATGGAAACCTTTGTGTTTACTATCAAATTGCAAATTCTGCAGACTATAAGACTAGTGTTTAAAATCCAAACTCAGACTCCCCGGAAGAAAACAATCGGAGAGTGTTCCCTGCCACTACGAGAGCTCAATTCACAGGAATCCGATCATTGGTTGGATATAATGCCTCCTTCCAAAGTTTCA GTGTGCAAAGCAGAACTTCAAATAGGAACCTGTTTTCAAGCAATAAACAGCAGGATTCAGTTACAGATTCTTGAAGCCCAAAGCCTCCCAAGTTCATCCACACCACTCTCTTTAA ATTGCTTTGTGAAGGTTTCAATGTTTACTACAGAAGGGTTGatttataagaaaaagactcgTCTATTGAAACCCACCAATGGCCAAGTGAAGTGGGGAGAAACAATGATTTTTCCAGTTAGCCTGAATGAACAAGGAATTAATTTTCTCATCAAACTCTACAGCAGGACCTCAGTGAGAAGAAAACAGTTCCTGGGACAG GTCTGGCTAAGCTCTAATAGCAATAGTAGTGAAGCAGCAGATCAGTGGAGAGATACAATCGCAAACCCCGAAAAGGTAGTCATTAAATGGCATAACATAAATCCATCCTGA